One Microcoleus sp. FACHB-831 DNA window includes the following coding sequences:
- the groL gene encoding chaperonin GroEL (60 kDa chaperone family; promotes refolding of misfolded polypeptides especially under stressful conditions; forms two stacked rings of heptamers to form a barrel-shaped 14mer; ends can be capped by GroES; misfolded proteins enter the barrel where they are refolded when GroES binds), whose protein sequence is MAKRIIYNENARRALEKGMDILAEAVAVTLGPKGRNVVLEKKFGAPQIVNDGVTIAKEIELEDHVENTGVALIRQAASKTNDAAGDGTTTATVLAHAIVKEGLRNVAAGANAISLKRGIDKATAFLVEKIAEHARPVEDSKAIAQVGAISAGNDDEVGQMIANAMDKVGKEGVISLEEGKSMTTELEITEGMRFDKGYTSPYFATDMERMEAVFDEPFILITDKKITLVQDLVPVLEQVARAGRPLVIIAEDIEKEALATLVVNRLRGVLNVAAVKAPGFGDRRKAMLEDIAVLTGGQLITEDAGLKLETTKLELLGKARRITITKDNTTIVAEGNEQQVKSRCEQIRRQMEETDSSYDREKLQERLAKLAGGVAVIKVGAATETEMKDRKLRLEDAINATKAAVEEGIVPGGGTTLAHLAPQLETWANDNLKTEELTGALIVSRALSAPLRRIAENAGQNGAIIAERVKEKDFNVGYDAAKGEYADMFEAGIVDPAKVTRSALQNAASIAGMVLTTECIVVDKPEPKDGAPAGGGAGMGGGDFDY, encoded by the coding sequence ATGGCTAAGCGCATAATTTACAACGAAAACGCTCGTCGCGCCCTAGAAAAGGGTATGGACATTCTGGCAGAAGCTGTCGCCGTTACACTTGGCCCCAAAGGCCGTAACGTAGTTCTGGAGAAGAAGTTCGGCGCACCCCAGATCGTTAACGATGGCGTCACAATTGCCAAAGAAATTGAACTGGAAGACCACGTAGAAAACACAGGCGTCGCCCTGATTCGTCAAGCAGCTTCCAAAACCAACGATGCTGCTGGTGACGGCACCACAACTGCAACCGTGCTAGCTCACGCAATTGTCAAAGAAGGTCTGCGTAACGTAGCGGCTGGTGCTAATGCTATTTCCCTGAAGCGCGGTATTGACAAAGCAACTGCCTTCTTGGTGGAAAAGATTGCAGAACACGCCCGTCCCGTTGAAGATTCCAAAGCGATCGCGCAAGTTGGCGCTATCTCTGCGGGTAACGACGATGAAGTTGGCCAAATGATCGCCAACGCAATGGACAAAGTGGGCAAAGAAGGCGTCATTTCCCTCGAAGAAGGGAAGTCCATGACGACCGAACTGGAAATCACCGAAGGGATGCGCTTCGACAAAGGCTACACCTCCCCCTACTTCGCTACAGACATGGAGCGGATGGAAGCTGTTTTCGATGAGCCTTTCATACTGATTACAGATAAGAAAATCACCCTGGTACAAGACCTGGTACCAGTACTAGAGCAAGTTGCTCGTGCTGGTCGCCCTCTGGTTATCATCGCTGAAGATATCGAGAAAGAAGCCCTAGCAACCTTAGTAGTCAACCGCCTGCGCGGTGTACTGAACGTTGCAGCAGTAAAGGCTCCTGGATTTGGCGATCGCCGCAAAGCCATGCTCGAAGACATCGCCGTACTCACTGGCGGTCAGCTGATCACCGAAGATGCTGGTCTGAAGTTGGAAACCACCAAGCTAGAGCTGCTGGGTAAAGCCCGCCGCATCACGATCACCAAAGACAACACCACCATCGTCGCAGAAGGCAACGAACAACAGGTGAAGTCTCGTTGCGAACAAATCCGCCGTCAAATGGAAGAAACCGATTCTTCCTACGATCGCGAGAAGCTGCAAGAGCGTCTGGCTAAACTTGCTGGTGGTGTAGCGGTAATTAAAGTGGGCGCTGCCACTGAGACTGAAATGAAAGACCGCAAGCTGCGCTTGGAAGATGCTATCAACGCTACCAAGGCAGCCGTTGAAGAAGGTATCGTCCCTGGCGGCGGTACAACTCTGGCTCACCTAGCTCCTCAGTTGGAGACTTGGGCTAACGACAACCTGAAGACAGAAGAGTTGACAGGTGCTTTGATTGTTTCTCGTGCCCTTTCTGCACCCCTAAGACGGATTGCTGAAAACGCCGGACAGAACGGTGCGATTATCGCCGAGCGCGTCAAAGAGAAAGACTTCAACGTTGGCTACGATGCTGCTAAGGGCGAATACGCCGATATGTTCGAGGCTGGTATTGTTGACCCCGCTAAGGTGACTCGTTCTGCTCTGCAAAATGCTGCTTCTATTGCTGGCATGGTGCTGACAACCGAGTGCATCGTTGTTGACAAGCCTGAGCCGAAGGACGGCGCACCTGCTGGCGGCGGCGCTGGCATGGGCGGCGGCGACTTCGATTATTAA
- a CDS encoding pentapeptide repeat-containing protein, protein MDADELKRRYAAGERNFSGANLIGENLERANLVGINFSGAYLSAANLSRAFLTGANLSGAFLNRADLSFAKVSESLLTEADLTKAKLRGATLIKCVLVGAKMSGATLTAVNLRLSNLSGVNLCGADLRGINLRSANLMDANLSWANLSGARLSGALLRGASLNGVQLIGAYLNGVDLNAVDLDGVNLSDTKLSGANLSGANLTAANLSSAQMRVTLLARSNLHAANLSNACLAKADLCEANLSKADLSEANLNAADLTGANLNMASLRNADLSGASLRDAYLWGANLHVTSLRGADMRGASLRGAYLQSTEWQEAIMTGATMPDGSVHE, encoded by the coding sequence ATGGATGCTGATGAACTAAAACGGCGTTATGCAGCAGGAGAAAGAAATTTTAGTGGAGCTAATTTAATTGGAGAAAATCTGGAAAGGGCAAACCTGGTAGGAATAAACTTTTCAGGCGCATATCTATCAGCAGCAAACCTAAGTCGGGCATTTCTCACAGGGGCAAACCTTAGCGGGGCATTCCTAAACAGGGCAGATTTGAGTTTTGCCAAGGTGAGCGAATCATTACTAACAGAGGCAGACTTAACAAAAGCAAAACTCAGAGGAGCCACGCTAATTAAGTGCGTTCTGGTAGGAGCAAAAATGAGTGGCGCCACCCTCACCGCAGTTAACCTGCGTTTGTCTAACTTGTCTGGTGTCAACCTTTGCGGAGCAGACCTGCGGGGCATTAACTTGCGTTCTGCCAACCTGATGGATGCAAACCTGAGTTGGGCAAACTTGAGTGGAGCCAGATTGAGCGGCGCATTGCTGCGAGGAGCATCGCTCAACGGAGTGCAACTTATTGGAGCTTATTTGAATGGCGTAGACCTGAATGCAGTAGACCTAGATGGAGTCAACCTCAGCGACACCAAACTAAGCGGAGCCAACCTTAGCGGAGCCAACTTGACGGCGGCTAACCTAAGTTCAGCTCAGATGCGCGTGACGCTGCTGGCTCGGTCAAATCTTCATGCAGCCAACCTGAGTAATGCATGTCTCGCTAAGGCAGACCTATGTGAGGCTAACTTGAGTAAGGCAGACTTGAGCGAAGCTAACCTCAACGCCGCCGACTTGACTGGAGCTAACCTGAATATGGCAAGCCTGCGTAATGCTGACTTGAGCGGGGCAAGTTTGCGGGATGCCTACCTGTGGGGTGCTAATTTGCACGTGACCAGCCTGCGGGGTGCAGATATGAGAGGAGCCAGCCTGCGTGGGGCATACCTGCAATCTACAGAGTGGCAGGAGGCAATTATGACTGGTGCAACTATGCCGGATGGCAGCGTACACGAATAG
- a CDS encoding pentapeptide repeat-containing protein yields MSKNYEEVEHMDGDEVLERYAAGERNFRELDLTGVNLEGANLRQIDFTGSTMEGANLSGANLRGANLSRTDCSGADMSRADLTGADLTGADLIGANFDMAKLIGARLVQAETIAADLGGANLTGANLTQADMRRANLSDANLSDALLCQADLSNAKLIGVNLNRADLIEANLTEADLSDTDVSLANLSGANLSEVIMPD; encoded by the coding sequence TTGTCTAAAAACTATGAGGAGGTAGAACATATGGATGGGGATGAAGTTTTGGAGCGATATGCCGCAGGTGAACGAAATTTCCGGGAATTGGATCTTACTGGGGTCAATTTGGAAGGTGCTAACCTGCGTCAAATCGATTTTACTGGCTCAACTATGGAGGGAGCAAATCTGAGTGGGGCTAATCTGCGTGGCGCGAACCTGAGCAGGACGGACTGTAGTGGAGCCGATATGAGCCGAGCCGACTTGACAGGTGCAGATTTGACAGGTGCAGATTTGATTGGGGCAAATTTTGATATGGCAAAATTGATTGGCGCAAGGCTTGTTCAGGCAGAAACCATTGCCGCCGATTTGGGTGGAGCCAACTTGACTGGCGCAAATCTTACCCAGGCAGATATGAGGAGGGCTAACCTGAGTGACGCTAACCTAAGCGATGCCCTTTTGTGTCAAGCAGACCTGAGCAACGCTAAATTGATTGGCGTCAATTTGAACCGAGCCGATTTGATCGAGGCGAATCTCACTGAGGCAGACTTGAGCGATACAGACGTGAGCTTGGCAAACTTGAGCGGGGCTAATCTGAGTGAAGTAATTATGCCGGATTGA
- a CDS encoding pentapeptide repeat-containing protein, protein MIVDAEELQRLYAAGERDFREVNLHRAELIGVDLSGANLRGADLSHSTLIGASLIGVNLREANLSWANIRSNLSEANLIGANLSEANLSQANLSDASLRGANLIGANLTGAKLNQALLNEAVLREANLSGAKLIEVPMSRANLTNAILIGTNLEGANLTNAVLIGANLEKANLANAILNGASAIGANLNAADLNRAKLSGTNLTNVILTGANLRGANISWATLRGANLRGANLYRAKLCWSNLTGAILAEAVLIDANLNQVNLRDADLTGAIMPNAATHE, encoded by the coding sequence ATGATCGTGGATGCCGAGGAACTGCAACGGCTCTATGCGGCAGGAGAAAGAGATTTTCGGGAAGTCAACCTACACAGAGCCGAACTGATAGGAGTTGACCTGAGCGGGGCAAACCTGCGGGGGGCAGATCTATCGCACTCGACGCTGATTGGGGCATCCCTGATCGGCGTAAACCTGCGGGAGGCGAATCTGAGTTGGGCTAATATACGTTCTAACCTGAGTGAAGCCAACTTAATAGGAGCTAATCTGAGTGAGGCCAACCTCAGTCAAGCTAACTTAAGCGATGCCAGCCTGCGGGGGGCTAATTTAATTGGAGCCAACTTAACAGGAGCCAAACTAAATCAGGCTCTTTTGAATGAGGCTGTGCTGCGGGAGGCCAATTTGAGTGGGGCCAAACTGATTGAGGTACCCATGAGCCGAGCCAACCTGACAAATGCCATTCTGATCGGAACTAACTTAGAAGGAGCAAACTTAACGAATGCCGTCTTAATTGGGGCAAATTTGGAAAAGGCTAATTTAGCTAACGCCATCTTGAATGGAGCTAGCGCCATCGGAGCTAACCTGAATGCTGCTGACCTGAATCGAGCCAAATTGAGCGGAACCAACTTAACAAACGTCATCTTGACAGGAGCTAATCTCAGAGGCGCAAACATAAGTTGGGCAACGCTGCGGGGTGCAAATTTGAGAGGGGCAAACCTGTATCGGGCAAAATTATGCTGGTCAAACCTGACTGGCGCAATTTTGGCTGAAGCCGTTCTCATTGACGCCAACCTGAATCAGGTGAATTTGCGTGACGCTGACTTGACTGGTGCCATCATGCCCAATGCAGCAACTCACGAGTAA
- the ilvD gene encoding dihydroxy-acid dehydratase, protein MTKDNLRSQVVTQGTQRSPNRAMLRAVGFGDGDFQKPIVGIANGYSTITPCNMGLNELALRADAGVRTASAMPQMFGTITISDGISMGTEGMKYSLVSREVIADSIETVCNGQSLDGVLAIGGCDKNMPGAMIAIARMNIPAIFVYGGTIKPGHHNGKDLTVVSAFEAVGQYSAGKIDTDELLEVERKSCPGAGSCGGMYTANTMSSAFEAMGMSLPYSSTMAAEDKEKADSAENSAIVLVEAIRKQLLPSQILTRKAFENAIATIMAVGGSTNSVLHLLAISRAIGVELSLDDFEIIRAKVPVLCDLKPSGRYVATDLHKAGGIPQVMKMLLVHNLIHGDALTITGKTIAELLADVPDEPRADQDVIRPWNKPLYAQGHLAILRGNLALEGSVAKITGVKKPQITGPARVFESEEACLDAVLAGKIKAGDVIVIRYEGPKGGPGMREMLAPTSAIIGAGLGDSVGLITDGRFSGGTYGMVVGHVAPEAAVGGAIALVQEGDTITIDAPARLLQLHVSDEELEARRANWNPPAPRYTRGVLAKYAKLVSSSSIGAVTDLNL, encoded by the coding sequence ATGACAAAGGACAACTTGAGAAGCCAGGTCGTAACACAAGGAACGCAGCGATCGCCTAACCGTGCCATGCTTCGTGCGGTTGGTTTTGGCGATGGCGATTTCCAGAAGCCCATTGTTGGTATTGCGAATGGCTATAGTACCATCACCCCTTGCAATATGGGGCTGAACGAACTCGCCCTCCGAGCCGATGCGGGGGTTCGTACCGCCAGCGCCATGCCCCAAATGTTCGGCACGATTACGATAAGTGACGGCATTTCTATGGGCACGGAGGGGATGAAATATTCCCTAGTTTCGCGGGAAGTTATTGCCGATTCGATTGAAACTGTCTGTAATGGCCAAAGCCTAGATGGTGTCTTGGCTATTGGTGGCTGCGACAAGAATATGCCAGGAGCGATGATTGCGATCGCTCGCATGAATATCCCCGCTATCTTTGTCTACGGTGGCACTATTAAGCCCGGTCATCACAACGGCAAGGACTTAACTGTTGTCAGCGCTTTTGAAGCTGTAGGGCAGTACAGTGCTGGCAAAATTGACACAGATGAGCTGCTAGAGGTCGAGCGCAAGTCTTGCCCTGGCGCGGGTTCCTGCGGCGGTATGTACACGGCTAATACTATGTCTTCGGCGTTTGAGGCGATGGGGATGAGCTTGCCTTATTCCTCGACTATGGCGGCTGAAGATAAGGAAAAAGCCGACAGCGCAGAAAACTCAGCTATAGTTCTAGTCGAGGCAATTCGCAAACAACTGCTGCCGAGTCAGATATTAACTCGCAAAGCATTTGAGAACGCGATCGCTACCATCATGGCTGTAGGTGGCTCCACTAATTCCGTCCTGCACTTACTGGCGATCTCTCGTGCTATCGGTGTGGAATTATCCCTCGACGACTTTGAAATTATTCGCGCCAAAGTGCCCGTCCTCTGCGACTTAAAGCCCTCTGGTAGATATGTTGCAACCGATCTGCACAAAGCTGGCGGTATCCCCCAAGTGATGAAAATGCTCCTCGTGCATAATTTAATACACGGCGACGCACTCACCATCACGGGCAAGACAATTGCCGAACTGCTAGCAGATGTCCCAGATGAACCACGCGCCGACCAAGATGTTATCCGTCCTTGGAATAAGCCCCTCTACGCTCAAGGACACCTCGCCATTCTGCGAGGCAATTTAGCATTAGAAGGCTCGGTAGCAAAAATTACTGGCGTTAAAAAGCCGCAAATTACTGGCCCAGCGCGAGTATTTGAATCAGAAGAAGCTTGCTTAGATGCAGTTCTGGCGGGAAAAATTAAAGCTGGAGATGTGATCGTCATCCGCTATGAAGGGCCAAAAGGTGGCCCCGGAATGCGCGAAATGCTAGCACCAACCTCGGCAATTATCGGCGCTGGATTGGGTGATTCGGTGGGATTAATTACCGACGGAAGATTTTCTGGCGGTACATATGGAATGGTAGTTGGTCACGTAGCACCAGAAGCAGCAGTTGGAGGCGCGATCGCGCTTGTCCAAGAAGGCGATACCATCACCATTGACGCACCAGCAAGGTTGCTACAACTTCATGTTTCAGATGAAGAATTAGAAGCAAGACGTGCAAATTGGAATCCCCCAGCACCCCGTTATACAAGAGGCGTGCTGGCGAAATATGCCAAGTTAGTTTCTTCTAGCAGTATCGGTGCCGTTACCGATCTGAATTTGTAG
- a CDS encoding DUF3140 domain-containing protein produces the protein MTKELKSVVDEFKQAVNMTSKELESWLETEDSQAVGQKKGDDESIGHKSGKRIIELLQKKHNEYSDDDLSHMKKVISYVHRHMAEKPSGDVEHTRWRYSLKNWGHDPLK, from the coding sequence ATGACTAAAGAGCTTAAATCAGTCGTTGACGAATTTAAACAAGCCGTCAACATGACATCAAAAGAACTTGAATCCTGGCTAGAAACGGAGGATTCCCAAGCAGTAGGGCAAAAGAAAGGAGATGATGAGTCAATCGGGCATAAATCCGGTAAGCGTATCATCGAGCTGTTGCAGAAAAAGCATAATGAATATAGCGATGATGACCTATCTCACATGAAGAAGGTTATTAGTTACGTTCACCGCCACATGGCAGAGAAACCATCAGGCGATGTAGAACACACGCGCTGGCGGTATTCTCTGAAGAATTGGGGACACGATCCGCTGAAATAA
- a CDS encoding DUF2945 domain-containing protein, translating into MTEQFKKGDKVEWKTSQGVTEGTVKKKLTSPTDIKGHHVAASKDNPEYLVESNKTGKEAAHKPDSLKKIEE; encoded by the coding sequence TTGACCGAACAATTTAAAAAAGGCGACAAAGTTGAGTGGAAAACATCTCAAGGCGTAACAGAGGGAACGGTGAAAAAGAAACTCACCTCGCCCACAGATATCAAAGGACACCATGTAGCTGCTTCAAAAGATAACCCCGAATACCTGGTTGAAAGCAACAAAACAGGGAAAGAAGCGGCTCATAAACCTGATTCTCTCAAGAAAATTGAGGAGTAA
- a CDS encoding acyltransferase, which produces MKSYTSETDVSFVQTKILGLLDFCKGLAIAWVFLFHCYRGGWFGWQGVHIFIVLSGFGLTYSCLQKGDNFSWKQWYIKRFEKVLPTYWVVCLFGFLIMLCHYIFTNEDIAKNFLKAAIQLKLDILVFSKLSHQTIFALPNSALWFIPLILGYYLVFPWLYTRTLKDETTKGYLSILLGVVALEFIYRGITIYWLDGFPIGYENRFDALSLEPIKPLNRLIDSWIMPFQLQAPFALFPSRIGEFMLGMIGAILLAKNPQKFTNIFLDCRMGLTGVFIWLAGYCLVYVGLWGWIFADFIISLGLVLWVVNLAWIFQQRWGFLFITLSQLGIWSYYIFLTHDIFVYVYWESLPAIGLDIDSLSWSTNNIVRLGFIMFGTWATSCLLLKFDKSRLPHLMIKNSLTRAVK; this is translated from the coding sequence TTGAAAAGTTATACTTCTGAAACCGACGTTTCTTTTGTTCAGACGAAGATTCTTGGATTACTAGATTTTTGTAAGGGACTAGCAATTGCTTGGGTATTTTTATTCCATTGTTATAGAGGGGGCTGGTTTGGCTGGCAGGGAGTTCACATTTTTATAGTTTTGAGCGGGTTCGGCTTAACTTACTCTTGTTTACAAAAAGGAGATAATTTTTCTTGGAAGCAGTGGTATATTAAACGATTTGAAAAAGTTTTACCCACTTACTGGGTGGTATGTTTATTTGGATTTTTAATTATGTTATGTCATTATATATTCACCAATGAGGATATAGCAAAAAACTTTTTAAAAGCGGCAATTCAACTAAAGTTAGATATTCTCGTTTTCTCGAAATTGTCTCATCAAACTATATTCGCTCTTCCCAATAGCGCCCTCTGGTTTATTCCCCTAATTCTTGGTTATTACTTAGTTTTCCCCTGGCTTTACACGCGGACTTTGAAAGATGAGACAACAAAAGGCTACTTATCAATACTGTTAGGAGTTGTAGCTCTTGAGTTTATCTATAGGGGTATTACAATTTATTGGCTCGATGGTTTCCCCATCGGTTATGAAAACCGTTTTGATGCTTTATCGCTAGAACCCATAAAACCATTAAATAGACTTATTGATAGTTGGATAATGCCCTTCCAATTACAAGCACCATTTGCGTTGTTTCCATCTAGAATAGGGGAATTCATGCTGGGAATGATTGGGGCAATACTCTTAGCCAAAAATCCCCAAAAATTTACTAATATTTTTTTGGATTGCCGCATGGGACTAACAGGGGTATTTATTTGGTTAGCGGGCTATTGTTTAGTATATGTGGGGCTATGGGGTTGGATTTTCGCAGATTTCATTATTTCTCTAGGTTTAGTGTTATGGGTTGTTAATCTTGCCTGGATTTTTCAGCAGAGATGGGGATTTTTATTTATAACACTGAGCCAGCTAGGGATTTGGTCTTACTATATATTTTTAACCCACGATATTTTCGTATATGTATATTGGGAAAGTCTTCCAGCAATCGGGCTAGATATTGATTCACTTAGCTGGTCAACTAATAACATAGTAAGGCTGGGATTTATAATGTTTGGCACTTGGGCTACAAGCTGCTTATTACTAAAATTTGATAAGTCAAGGCTGCCTCATTTAATGATTAAAAACAGTCTGACAAGAGCTGTAAAATGA
- a CDS encoding PAS domain S-box protein — translation MWDILNNFFSAENFIPHGHCYLWKPGLVWMHLLSDLLIGIAYYSIPATLIYFVGKRQDLPFRSMFGLFGAFIVSCGTTHFMAVWTLWHPIYWVSGLLKAITAVVSLYTALALVPLIPLALALPSPADLEKINLTLHKEIQERKLAEAELQKRTQMLDFANDTIIIRNLDDSITYWNQGAARLYGWDKEEVLGKHAHTLLQTIFPKPLEEILEECLQQGYWEGELTHAKRDRTQIIVASRWTLQRDEHLNPVAILEINNNITERKLALSALQRREQELKTLVENAPDGIIRLDLQLRHLYINPAVEREIGMPLRTVIGKTLSEVGFPEEIVNFWKPRFQKVIATGEMSLVEFNYVGVNGQEFFQARIVPEFALDGSVESLLMISRGINELKQAEEALRKANQELEIRVKERTAFLSEINASLLVEMKERKHAEAALRQSEQRYRSLVIATAEVVWLCDAEGRVVDLSQSWQVMTGQTEEEHKGWGWVNAIHPEDRERTRQLWKEAIATKTFYKNHYRLRTKNGSYRDFAVRGVPVLEADGRIREWVGICSDITSRKQAEQALQKSEELYRTLARNFPNGVVILFDQDLRYTLAEGQDIAASGLSKAELEGKTIWELFPPETCATLEPLYRAALAGEAKVSEISYGEKTYNIHTLPVKNDGGEISAGMAMTQDISVQKQAEQALKNSRDVLEASVKERTRELTEANAALRAEISQRLQTQAKLEQLATELKSSNQELEQFAYVASHDLQEPLRAIGGYTQLLVQEYQECLDESATEYMSYIVDGSARMQQLIQDLLAYSRVGSRSQEFTPTDCNVVVEQAIANLQVAIAESKAIITHDFLPTAIADKTLLMQVFQNLIGNAIKFCRQQSPQVHIAAELRNNEWLFWVRDNGIGIKPQYLERIFVIFKRLHTRREFSGTGIGLAICKKIVERHQGRIWAESQLGTGTTFYFTIPNRPSNEEL, via the coding sequence ATGTGGGATATTTTAAATAACTTTTTCTCAGCAGAAAATTTCATTCCTCACGGGCACTGTTACTTGTGGAAGCCAGGGCTAGTGTGGATGCATCTGTTATCGGACTTATTAATAGGCATTGCTTACTATTCAATCCCAGCAACGCTGATCTATTTTGTGGGTAAGCGGCAAGATCTGCCTTTCCGATCGATGTTTGGGTTGTTCGGAGCCTTCATTGTCTCCTGCGGGACAACTCATTTTATGGCAGTTTGGACGCTTTGGCACCCGATTTACTGGGTATCGGGCTTGCTCAAAGCGATTACTGCGGTAGTTTCCCTCTACACAGCCTTGGCGTTAGTGCCATTAATCCCCTTAGCTTTGGCTCTCCCCAGTCCAGCCGACCTAGAAAAAATAAACCTTACCCTGCATAAGGAGATCCAGGAGCGCAAATTGGCAGAAGCAGAACTGCAAAAACGCACGCAGATGCTCGACTTTGCCAACGACACAATTATTATTCGCAACCTAGACGATAGTATTACCTACTGGAATCAAGGAGCAGCACGGCTATATGGATGGGACAAAGAAGAAGTTTTAGGAAAACACGCCCACACCTTATTACAAACCATATTTCCTAAACCTCTAGAGGAAATTTTAGAGGAGTGCTTGCAGCAGGGTTATTGGGAAGGAGAACTCACGCACGCCAAGCGCGATCGCACGCAAATTATAGTGGCAAGTCGCTGGACGTTACAGCGCGACGAACACCTTAACCCTGTAGCAATTCTCGAAATTAACAACAACATTACCGAACGCAAACTGGCTTTATCAGCATTACAACGCCGCGAACAAGAGTTGAAAACGCTAGTAGAAAACGCCCCTGATGGGATTATCCGCCTAGATCTGCAACTGCGACACCTCTATATAAATCCAGCCGTTGAACGGGAAATAGGAATGCCTTTGCGTACAGTCATAGGCAAAACTTTATCAGAAGTAGGTTTTCCGGAAGAGATCGTAAATTTTTGGAAACCACGTTTTCAAAAAGTTATTGCGACTGGTGAAATGAGTTTAGTTGAATTTAATTACGTTGGTGTAAATGGACAGGAATTTTTTCAAGCTCGCATAGTACCAGAATTTGCGCTTGATGGTTCTGTAGAATCTCTCCTGATGATCTCCCGGGGTATCAACGAGCTAAAGCAAGCAGAGGAAGCATTACGCAAAGCCAACCAAGAACTAGAAATAAGAGTTAAAGAACGCACCGCTTTTTTATCGGAAATCAATGCATCTCTCTTAGTTGAAATGAAAGAGCGCAAGCACGCAGAAGCAGCACTGCGTCAGAGCGAACAGCGCTATCGATCTTTAGTAATTGCTACTGCCGAAGTTGTCTGGCTGTGCGATGCTGAAGGAAGGGTAGTTGACCTTTCTCAGAGTTGGCAAGTGATGACGGGTCAAACTGAAGAAGAGCACAAGGGGTGGGGATGGGTGAATGCCATTCACCCCGAAGATCGCGAACGTACCCGTCAACTTTGGAAGGAAGCGATCGCCACCAAAACATTTTATAAAAACCACTATCGATTGCGGACAAAAAATGGTAGTTACCGTGACTTTGCGGTGCGGGGGGTTCCCGTCTTAGAAGCAGATGGCAGAATTCGTGAGTGGGTTGGTATTTGCAGCGACATCACCAGCCGTAAACAAGCAGAACAAGCATTACAAAAAAGTGAGGAGCTTTATCGCACCCTGGCTAGGAATTTTCCTAACGGTGTAGTTATTTTGTTTGACCAAGATTTACGCTATACGCTCGCTGAAGGGCAAGATATTGCAGCTTCTGGTTTGAGTAAAGCAGAACTAGAAGGTAAAACCATTTGGGAATTATTTCCTCCAGAAACCTGTGCGACGCTGGAACCACTTTATAGAGCGGCTCTAGCAGGAGAGGCAAAAGTTTCGGAAATATCTTATGGGGAAAAAACTTACAACATACATACGCTCCCGGTAAAGAACGACGGAGGGGAAATCTCTGCTGGGATGGCGATGACGCAAGATATCAGCGTGCAAAAGCAAGCAGAGCAAGCGCTGAAAAATTCGCGAGATGTGTTAGAAGCTTCTGTTAAAGAGCGGACGAGAGAACTAACCGAAGCTAATGCTGCTTTACGAGCGGAAATTTCCCAGCGTCTACAAACACAGGCGAAATTAGAGCAACTGGCGACAGAACTAAAAAGCTCGAATCAAGAACTAGAGCAATTTGCTTATGTGGCTTCCCACGATTTGCAAGAGCCATTGCGGGCAATAGGGGGTTATACGCAACTGTTGGTGCAGGAATACCAAGAGTGTCTGGATGAGTCAGCGACTGAGTACATGAGTTACATCGTGGATGGTTCAGCGCGGATGCAGCAGTTGATTCAAGACTTGCTGGCATATTCTCGCGTTGGCAGTCGCTCTCAAGAGTTTACACCAACAGATTGTAATGTTGTGGTGGAGCAGGCGATCGCTAATTTGCAAGTGGCGATCGCCGAGAGTAAGGCGATTATTACCCATGACTTTTTGCCAACGGCGATCGCAGATAAAACTCTCTTAATGCAGGTGTTCCAAAATCTGATTGGCAATGCGATCAAGTTCTGTCGCCAGCAGTCTCCCCAAGTTCATATCGCAGCAGAATTAAGAAATAATGAATGGCTGTTCTGGGTGCGCGATAATGGTATTGGCATCAAGCCCCAGTATCTCGAACGTATTTTTGTAATCTTCAAACGTCTGCATACGCGCAGAGAGTTTTCCGGGACTGGTATTGGTCTGGCTATCTGCAAAAAGATTGTAGAACGCCATCAGGGACGCATCTGGGCTGAATCGCAGCTAGGAACCGGAACAACATTTTATTTCACCATCCCAAATCGACCTAGCAATGAAGAATTATGA